The following are encoded in a window of Providencia rettgeri genomic DNA:
- the ttrR gene encoding tetrathionate respiration response regulator TtrR: MPVIHLVDDDTDVTDACQFLLETLGYTVTVWNDSEQFIQHAPLHQEGVVLLDMRMPKLDGRQVHQFLREQHSTLAVIFLSGHGDIPMAVEQVKLGAVDFLQKPIDSQQLAKTLEQAQLHTTKATKNYLHKQRYDTLTPREKEICHYVLQGLINREIAEAACVSVRTVEVHRSRVMEKMAVRNIAELMSIMQSVNSLKE; the protein is encoded by the coding sequence ATGCCAGTTATTCATCTAGTGGATGATGACACCGATGTGACTGACGCTTGCCAGTTCTTACTTGAAACGCTGGGCTATACCGTCACTGTTTGGAATGACAGTGAACAGTTTATTCAACATGCTCCCCTTCACCAAGAAGGCGTAGTTTTACTTGATATGCGGATGCCAAAGCTAGATGGCAGGCAAGTCCACCAATTTTTACGCGAACAACATAGCACTTTAGCCGTGATCTTTTTATCCGGTCACGGTGATATCCCTATGGCGGTTGAGCAAGTGAAGCTCGGTGCGGTTGATTTTCTACAAAAACCCATAGATAGCCAGCAATTGGCGAAAACACTTGAACAAGCCCAATTACATACGACTAAAGCGACCAAAAACTATTTACATAAGCAGCGTTATGACACGCTGACGCCTCGAGAAAAAGAGATTTGTCACTATGTACTCCAAGGCCTGATTAACCGAGAAATCGCAGAAGCTGCCTGTGTTTCCGTGCGTACTGTTGAAGTACATCGCTCCCGCGTGATGGAGAAAATGGCAGTGAGAAACATCGCTGAGTTGATGAGCATTATGCAGTCAGTGAATTCATTAAAAGAATAA
- a CDS encoding Kdo(2)-lipid IV(A) acyltransferase, which yields MIPTPTFEKRLLHPRYWLTWMGIFFLYLLVLLPYPVIYWLGTRLGLFSKRFLKKRVQIADRNLQLCFPQMSQQERQRYIDKNFESVGMGLFETGIAWFWPDWRIKRWVKVEGRENMLAAQKTGRGIIVLGVHFLTLEVGARAFGMLNPGIGVYRANDNKLIDWLQTRGRLRSNKYMLDRKDVKGMVKALKEGEILWYAPDHDYGPRNSTFAPLFAVEKAATTNGSHILLRLANPLVVPFTPRRLPNGKGYELVIQPAVDSFPVEDNVATATMMNQVIEKEILRAPEQYMWLHRRFKTRPEGEVSLYGDLDKIHH from the coding sequence ATGATACCAACTCCCACTTTTGAAAAACGCCTACTTCATCCACGTTACTGGTTAACATGGATGGGTATTTTCTTCCTTTATCTCCTTGTTTTATTACCTTATCCCGTTATTTATTGGCTAGGGACTCGCCTAGGATTATTTTCTAAGCGTTTTTTAAAAAAACGGGTACAAATTGCAGATCGCAATCTGCAACTGTGCTTTCCACAAATGAGCCAACAAGAAAGGCAGCGCTATATTGATAAAAACTTCGAATCTGTCGGGATGGGGTTATTTGAAACGGGTATAGCATGGTTTTGGCCTGATTGGCGGATTAAGCGTTGGGTCAAAGTTGAAGGTCGTGAAAATATGTTAGCGGCCCAAAAAACAGGGCGCGGTATCATTGTGCTTGGCGTACATTTTCTCACCTTGGAAGTGGGTGCCCGTGCATTTGGTATGTTAAACCCGGGTATTGGCGTGTACCGAGCTAATGATAATAAACTCATTGATTGGTTACAAACACGAGGTCGCCTGCGTTCTAACAAATATATGCTAGATCGTAAGGATGTCAAAGGGATGGTTAAAGCCCTCAAAGAAGGCGAGATTTTATGGTATGCCCCTGATCACGATTATGGTCCACGTAATAGCACCTTTGCACCGTTATTTGCCGTTGAAAAAGCGGCAACAACTAATGGTTCTCACATTTTACTTCGCTTAGCAAACCCCCTCGTCGTGCCATTTACCCCTCGCCGTTTGCCAAATGGTAAGGGGTATGAATTGGTTATTCAGCCTGCGGTAGATAGCTTTCCAGTTGAAGATAATGTGGCGACCGCAACGATGATGAACCAAGTGATTGAAAAGGAAATTTTACGCGCTCCTGAGCAATATATGTGGCTACATCGCCGTTTTAAAACACGCCCTGAAGGCGAAGTGTCGTTATATGGTGATTTAGATAAAATTCACCATTGA
- the mdtG gene encoding multidrug efflux MFS transporter MdtG — MTTKTEYWKKNLYIVWFGCFLTGAAFSLIMPFLPLYIEELGVKDHASLNLWTGAVFSITFLFSAIAAPFWGRLSDRKGRKLMLLRSALGMAIVMVLIGFAQNIWQLLILRALLGLLGGFVPNANALIATQVPVKKSGWAMGVLATGAVSGALIGPLIGGFLADQYGLRPVFFITATVLFICFFVTLLYVRERFTPVSRKDALSSKEVFSSLRNKNLVISLFFTTMIIQAAMGSINPVITLYVRELSDSLENLAFVSGVIASIPGIAALISAPMLGKLSDRIGPDKVLLAVLGTSIFVLFPMGLVSSYWELGFLRFLLGALNSALLPAVQTLIIYNISHQVTGRIFSYNQALRDVGNVTGPLMGSFVAATYGFRAVFFFTAALVLFNLIYSWLIIRRQSDGLRASPSE; from the coding sequence ATGACAACAAAAACAGAGTATTGGAAAAAAAACCTATACATCGTCTGGTTCGGCTGTTTCTTAACGGGCGCAGCCTTTAGCTTGATCATGCCTTTTCTCCCACTGTATATTGAAGAACTCGGTGTTAAAGACCACGCTTCCTTGAACTTATGGACTGGGGCGGTTTTTAGCATTACTTTCCTATTTTCTGCTATTGCCGCCCCATTTTGGGGACGATTATCCGACCGTAAGGGTCGTAAATTAATGTTGCTTCGCTCCGCCCTCGGCATGGCGATAGTGATGGTTTTGATTGGCTTTGCACAAAATATCTGGCAGTTACTGATACTCAGAGCCTTACTCGGCTTGCTTGGTGGCTTTGTTCCCAATGCCAATGCATTAATCGCTACACAAGTCCCCGTGAAAAAAAGCGGCTGGGCGATGGGGGTTTTAGCGACAGGCGCTGTCAGCGGCGCACTGATTGGCCCGTTAATCGGTGGTTTTCTGGCAGATCAATATGGGTTACGCCCCGTATTTTTTATTACGGCAACCGTCCTATTTATTTGCTTTTTCGTCACACTCTTATATGTTCGCGAGCGCTTTACTCCGGTTTCCCGCAAAGATGCCTTATCGAGTAAAGAAGTTTTTTCTTCCTTACGTAATAAAAATTTGGTGATCAGTCTGTTTTTCACCACCATGATTATTCAAGCGGCAATGGGCTCCATTAATCCGGTGATCACCCTTTACGTTCGAGAATTATCAGATTCCTTAGAAAATTTAGCATTTGTCAGTGGTGTTATTGCGTCGATTCCTGGTATTGCCGCTTTAATTAGTGCACCAATGCTGGGTAAATTGAGTGATCGTATTGGTCCTGATAAAGTGTTATTGGCTGTGTTAGGCACTTCAATATTTGTGTTATTTCCGATGGGGCTCGTCAGTAGCTACTGGGAATTGGGCTTTCTACGCTTTTTATTAGGAGCACTGAATTCTGCTTTACTACCTGCGGTTCAAACGCTGATTATTTATAATATTTCACACCAAGTGACAGGACGTATTTTCAGTTATAACCAAGCCCTTCGTGATGTAGGTAATGTGACAGGACCATTAATGGGATCGTTTGTGGCGGCAACCTATGGATTTAGGGCGGTATTTTTCTTTACCGCTGCCCTTGTCCTTTTTAACCTTATCTATTCTTGGCTTATCATTCGACGTCAGTCTGATGGTTTGCGGGCATCTCCCTCTGAATAA
- a CDS encoding peptide MFS transporter, with protein MNNSATKTKTFFGHPYPLSSLFLTEMWERFSFYGVRPLLILFMSAALLQGGMELPIEQASAIVGIFAGGVYITSLPGGWLADNWLGQRRAVWYGSLIIAFGHLSIAMSAFLSNTFFFVGLLLIVLGTGLFKTCITVMVGTLYKKEDTRRDGGFSLFYMGINMGSFIAPLIIGPLHEKYGWHLGFGLGGLGMLVALLIFRFYAIPQMRRYDKEVGLDSTWNHPTVQRKNVGKWVTFAMVLLALLVILIDNGIIPFNASMIAKSSAYVISSCVGIYFLFMFFFAGLNRSERSRLLACLILLVAAAFFWSAFEQKPTSFNIFARDYTDRQMGSFEIPTIWFQSINALFIILLAPVFSWFWPSLAKRNMNPSSMTKFVIGILFAAGGFAIMMVAANQVLATQSGVSPFWLVGSILLLTLGELCLSPIGLATMTLLAPQKMRGQVMGLWFCASALGNLAAGIMGGNIRKDQLDSMPELFSHVSIALVICAVVLAALIIPVRNMLKNADKNEAKA; from the coding sequence ATGAATAATTCTGCGACTAAAACAAAAACTTTTTTCGGGCATCCATACCCGCTAAGTTCACTTTTTCTCACTGAAATGTGGGAAAGGTTCTCTTTCTATGGCGTTCGCCCCCTGCTTATCCTATTTATGAGTGCCGCATTGCTACAAGGTGGCATGGAACTGCCTATTGAACAAGCTTCTGCTATCGTTGGGATCTTTGCTGGTGGCGTTTATATCACTTCGCTACCGGGTGGTTGGTTAGCCGATAACTGGTTGGGGCAACGTAGAGCAGTTTGGTACGGTTCATTGATCATTGCATTTGGCCACTTATCCATTGCCATGTCTGCATTCTTATCTAATACTTTCTTTTTTGTCGGTCTATTACTGATCGTACTGGGAACAGGCTTGTTTAAAACCTGTATCACAGTGATGGTCGGTACGCTGTATAAGAAAGAAGACACTCGTCGTGATGGAGGGTTCTCGTTATTTTATATGGGGATCAACATGGGCTCATTTATTGCTCCCTTAATCATTGGCCCATTACACGAAAAATACGGCTGGCATTTAGGCTTTGGCCTCGGTGGTTTAGGAATGTTAGTGGCTCTGTTAATCTTCCGCTTTTATGCTATTCCGCAAATGCGCCGTTATGACAAAGAAGTTGGCTTAGATTCCACATGGAATCACCCGACAGTTCAGCGTAAAAATGTCGGTAAATGGGTCACTTTTGCGATGGTATTGCTAGCGCTATTGGTTATCTTAATTGATAACGGCATAATCCCATTCAATGCATCAATGATTGCTAAGAGCTCCGCCTATGTCATTTCAAGCTGTGTGGGCATCTACTTCCTGTTTATGTTCTTTTTTGCAGGATTAAATCGCAGTGAGCGCTCACGTTTACTCGCCTGTTTGATTTTACTGGTTGCCGCCGCTTTCTTCTGGTCTGCTTTTGAACAGAAACCAACCTCGTTTAACATTTTCGCTCGTGATTACACCGATCGCCAAATGGGGAGTTTTGAAATCCCAACCATCTGGTTCCAATCGATTAATGCCCTATTCATTATTCTGTTAGCACCTGTGTTCAGTTGGTTCTGGCCATCCCTTGCGAAACGCAACATGAACCCAAGCAGCATGACAAAATTTGTGATTGGTATTTTATTTGCTGCTGGCGGTTTCGCGATCATGATGGTTGCAGCTAACCAAGTATTAGCGACTCAAAGTGGCGTATCACCGTTCTGGCTAGTTGGCAGTATTTTACTATTAACCTTAGGTGAACTGTGCTTAAGCCCGATTGGTTTAGCGACAATGACCTTGTTAGCACCACAAAAAATGCGTGGTCAAGTCATGGGGCTGTGGTTCTGTGCAAGTGCGCTAGGTAATCTAGCTGCGGGTATAATGGGAGGGAACATCCGTAAAGATCAATTGGATTCCATGCCTGAATTATTCTCGCACGTCTCAATCGCGTTAGTTATCTGCGCAGTGGTATTGGCTGCGCTGATTATTCCTGTAAGAAATATGCTGAAAAATGCGGATAAAAACGAAGCAAAAGCGTAA
- a CDS encoding PhzF family phenazine biosynthesis protein codes for MPLSLPIYYVDAFTETVFQGNPAAIVLLDDWLPDDLLIAIAAEINLSETAFLVGHHIRWFTPKMEVALCGHATLATAHVLHNVLQQSDQLFTFQSLSGELVVTCHKHGLTLDFPILDAILSSPNQYPELAGILGVDITEIWIAKDRYLCFLDNQQQIENCQPDMQRLAQLPLPGLTITAQSAEGDCDFVSRYFAPAKGVNEDPVTGTSHCAIAPIWAKRLQKTALVGKQLSKRGGMIHCELDGNRIKLTGKATLFLTGSILINQ; via the coding sequence ATGCCTCTTTCTTTGCCCATTTATTATGTGGATGCCTTTACAGAAACCGTATTTCAAGGTAACCCTGCTGCCATAGTATTATTGGATGATTGGCTGCCAGACGACTTGCTGATTGCCATCGCCGCTGAGATTAATTTATCAGAAACGGCGTTTTTAGTGGGGCACCATATCCGTTGGTTTACCCCTAAAATGGAAGTCGCCTTATGCGGTCATGCTACCTTAGCCACAGCACATGTGCTTCACAATGTGTTACAGCAATCCGATCAACTCTTCACCTTTCAATCACTTTCAGGAGAATTAGTCGTGACCTGCCATAAGCACGGGTTAACTCTGGATTTTCCAATTCTTGACGCCATTCTCAGTTCACCAAACCAATACCCTGAACTCGCGGGAATTTTGGGCGTGGATATTACTGAGATTTGGATCGCCAAAGACCGCTACCTGTGTTTTTTAGACAATCAACAACAAATCGAAAATTGCCAACCAGATATGCAACGCCTTGCACAGCTTCCACTACCAGGCCTCACAATTACAGCACAAAGTGCTGAAGGTGATTGTGACTTCGTCTCACGCTATTTTGCCCCCGCTAAAGGTGTGAATGAAGATCCTGTTACGGGTACCTCACACTGTGCCATTGCCCCAATTTGGGCAAAACGATTACAAAAAACAGCATTAGTCGGAAAACAGCTCTCGAAACGTGGCGGTATGATCCACTGTGAACTCGATGGCAACAGAATTAAGCTAACTGGTAAAGCAACCTTATTTCTTACGGGAAGCATTCTCATTAATCAATAA